In the Oryza glaberrima chromosome 6, OglaRS2, whole genome shotgun sequence genome, one interval contains:
- the LOC127775983 gene encoding VQ motif-containing protein 18-like produces MGECSYNSMSPSTPLPPPPSAAAAKKGSPEAAAAHKERPKIRIIHIIAPEIIKTDVANFRDLVQRLTGKQQQQQQESAETTLLPPSPVAVLDEKKEKVTTKKRPAPAEDESMMRKKKKKIKCEVKVEEGHGFGYDHLDHTDLWMDLNPGGFLSFLEEEDVFQGMAADLFQSPLGSSRMDFVGEMYAS; encoded by the coding sequence ATGGGTGAGTGCAGCTACAACAGCATGAGCCcatcgacgccgctgccgccgccgccatcggctgcggcggcgaagaagggctcgccggaggcggcggcggcgcacaagGAGAGGCCCAAGATAAGGATCATCCACATCATTGCGCCAGAGATCATCAAGACCGACGTCGCCAACTTCCGGGACCTCGTGCAGCGCCTCAccggcaagcagcagcagcagcagcaagaatcGGCAGAAACGACGTtgctgccgccatcgccggtggCGGTGCTCGACGAAAAGAAGGAGAAGGTCACCACCAAGaagaggccggcgccggcggaggacgagagcatgatgaggaagaagaagaagaagatcaagtGCGAGGTGAAGGTGGAGGAAGGCCATGGATTTGGCTACGATCATCTCGATCACACCGACCTGTGGATGGATCTGAATCCGGGAGGGTTCTTGAGCttcttggaggaggaggacgtgtTCCAAGGCATGGCTGCCGACCTGTTCCAATCGCCTCTTGGTTCATCGAGGATGGATTTCGTTGGTGAAATGTACGCATCTTAA
- the LOC127778083 gene encoding putative disease resistance protein RGA3 isoform X3, translating into MGTELTVTGWFLSPIIREMQDTALSYIRGQFSWEKDQEKDLERLDTILTEILAIVDAIEKREIKDGNQRKLLRKLKDAIYSAVDVLDSFQYMALKSKVDSQAMVSRVTSSCVYLGKRVVGTDKFRRKLTDMLKKLDEVKTTADTLFKLVSFDSATAKLLPVTQARVTSPLKEENHIYGRKDDLDRLRDLLLMQSDSSAPGPSNSCVPVISIIGVGGIGKTSLAQLAFRDERIRASFGLRIWVCVSDIYDETTLARDILESVTGENYRSVTKLDELKNVLQEKISQKNFFLVLDDVWYDENRTNWENELVWDGVLSTLDTGLGGSKILVTTRTNKASELLRAGACLQLGGLNRDDYWMLFKSCAFGEKHPGLFQELKEIGMQIAERLNGLPLAAKVIGRLLNVDLDSSHWKKVLESDISGDVMKVLRLSYQHLPIHLQLCFSFCSLFPKSWRFDPRRLTDMWISQGFVQKEDESDNDMNVEDVAKGYFNDLVQRSFFERSLLDLPIEYVMHDLINDLARNVSKDEYTRIESEKQKEIPPNIRHLSISAHLWAGMKKTEMKNLRTLLVWSKSWPCWKLSLPNGVFKKSKYIRVLDLTGCCLERLPTSVKNLKHLRYLAFRVPEKPLPTALVQLYHLEVLVTRGHSCRGSECFQLPTNMKKNLLKLRKAYLFNVGGATISGFGGQTLLHGPGEFHVKKESGHRLGELKEMNNIRGRLSVRFLENVEHQQQAVDAHLDCKEHIKHLQLEWSDLPRPITSELDPYVLEALRPHPDLERLNITGYKGERSPSWFETNWMKALTSIVLQNCMGWVQLPPLGQLPLLEDLVLRNMHAVKQIGQEFYGNGDTKGFPKLEEIVFDGMPNWEKWSGIEDGSLLPCLTRLYIAKCPKLQEAPPLNARPKVEVAITSDSLPSSCLFDSLMASASYLILLVNCCSFLSSLNTDQLSHVEELNVKSCTDQMPACGFIGLSSLKVLRISNCSALLSSVCVEAEWRASFSTVNFAVTVASRVRQTASKEGRY; encoded by the exons atGGGCACTGAATTAACTGTTACAGGATGGTTCTTGTCACCTATTATACGGGAAATGCAAGATACTGCACTGTCCTACATAAGGGGGCAATTCAGTTGGGAGAAGGATCAAGAAAAGGACCTTGAGCGTCTTGATACTATCCTTACAGAGATCTTGGCCATCGTGGACGCCATCGAGAAGCGGGAGATCAAGGATGGGAATCAGAGGAAGCTGCTCCGGAAGCTCAAGGATGCCATTTACAGCGCCGTTGATGTGCTTGACAGCTTCCAGTACATGGCCCTCAAGTCTAAAGTCGACAGCCAAGCTATGGTGAGTCGTGTTACCTCATCCTGTGTTTACTTGGGTAAGCGTGTAGTAGGTACTGATAAGTTCCGGAGGAAGCTAACCGATATGTTGAAAAAATTGGATGAGGTTAAAACAACTGCGGATACCTTGTTCAAATTGGTTAGTTTTGATAGTGCTACTGCAAAGCTGCTCCCAGTCACACAGGCACGTGTAACGTCTCCTTTGAAGGAAGAGAACCACATATATGGTAGAAAAGATGATCTTGATAGGCTGAGAGATTTGTTGCTTATGCAAAGTGATAGTAGTGCACCTGGACCTAGTAACTCATGTGTTCCTGTCATATCCATCATTGGTGTTGGTGGGATTGGGAAGACAAGCCTAGCACAATTAGCTTTCAGAGATGAAAGGATACGTGCGAGCTTTGGTCTCAGGATCTGGGTTTGTGTATCCGATATTTATGATGAGACAACATTGGCAAGGGATATTTTAGAATCTGTAACAGGTGAAAATTATCGCAGTGTTACTAAATTGGATGAATTGAAGAATGTTCTTCAAGAAAAGATAAGTCAAAAGAACTTTTTTCTTGTATTGGATGATGTATGGTATGATGAGAACAGGACAAATTGGGAGAATGAATTAGTATGGGATGGAGTTTTATCAACATTGGATACTGGACTGGGAGGATCCAAAATTCTGGTGACGACTCGAACCAACAAAGCCAGTGAACTCCTACGTGCTGGAGCCTGTTTACAATTAGGGGGATTGAATAGAGATGATTACTGGATGTTATTCAAAAGCTGTGCCTTTGGTGAGAAACATCCAGGACTGTTTCAAGAACTTAAGGAAATAGGAATGCAGATTGCTGAAAGATTGAATGGTTTGCCCTTAGCAGCGAAGGTAATCGGTCGCCTATTGAATGTTGATTTAGATTCAAGTCATTGGAAGAAAGTGCTAGAGAGTGACATATCAGGTGATGTTATGAAGGTTCTCAGGTTGAGTTACCAACACTTGCCCATCCACTTGCAACTATGCTTCAGCTTCTGCAGCTTATTCCCGAAGAGCTGGCGTTTTGATCCCAGGAGGCTTACAGACATGTGGATTTCACAGGGTTTTGTTCAGAAGGAGGATGAGTCTGACAATGACATGAATGTTGAAGATGTTGCGAAGGGCTACTTTAATGATCTTGTACAAAGATCATTCTTCGAGAGATCTTTGTTAGACCTTCCAATAGAGTATGTCATGCATGACTTGATCAATGACCTTGCCAGGAATGTTTCAAAGGACGAGTATACCAGAATTGAGAGTGAGAAGCAAAAGGAGATCCCACCAAACATTCGCCATTTATCTATATCTGCACATTTGTGGGCCGGTATGAAGAAAACAGAGATGAAAAACCTGCGCACGTTACTTGTTTGGAGCAAATCATGGCCTTGCTGGAAATTGTCCCTTCCAAATGGTGTGTTCAAGAAATCCAAATACATCCGAGTGCTAGATTTGACTGGTTGTTGCCTGGAGAGGTTGCCAACATCAGTGAAAAATTTGAAGCATTTGCGCTATCTTGCTTTTAGGGTTCCTGAAAAACCATTGCCCACAGCATTGGTCCAACTTTATCACCTAGAGGTTCTAGTCACAAGAGGTCACTCTTGTCGGGGAAGTGAATGTTTCCAACTTCCAACAAACATGAAGAAGAACCTACTCAAATTGAGAAAAGCTTACCTTTTCAATGTAGGGGGTGCCACAATATCTGGTTTTGGTGGACAAACTCTTCTGCATGGCCCAGGGGAATTCCATGTCAAGAAGGAGAGTGGGCACAGACTTGGAGAGTTAAAGGAGATGAACAATATCCGAGGAAGATTAAGTGTTAGGTTTCTTGAGAACGTGGAACATCAGCAACAGGCTGTTGATGCCCACCTAGATTGTAAAGAGCACATCAAACACTTGCAGCTAGAGTGGAGTGACCTTCCAAGGCCTATTACTTCTGAGTTGGATCCTTATGTGCTTGAGGCCCTTAGACCTCACCCTGATCTTGAGCGGCTGAATATCACAGGTTACAAGGGAGAGAGGTCACCTTCTTGGTTTGAGACAAATTGGATGAAAGCACTGACTTCTATAGTCCTTCAGAACTGCATGGGTTGGGTGCAATTGCCCCCTCTTGGACAGCTTCCTCTACTGGAGGATCTGGTACTGAGAAACATGCATGCTGTTAAGCAGATAGGTCAAGAATTCTATGGGAATGGTGACACAAAGGGCTTTCCAAAGTTGGAAGAAATAGTATTTGATGGCATGCCCAACTGGGAGAAATGGTCTGGAATTGAAGATGGTTCATTGCTTCCATGTCTCACAAGACTTTACATAGCTAAGTGCCCTAAGCTTCAAGAAGCACCACCCTTAAATGCAAGACCAAAAGTTGAAGTGGCGATAACATCTGATTCCCTACCAAGTTCGTGTCTATTTGACTCCCTAATGGCATCGGCATCTTATCTGATCTTACTTGTCAACTGCTGCAGCTTCTTGAGTAGCCTGAATACTGACCAACTTAGTCATGTCGAGGAGTTGAACGTGAAGAGCTGCACAGATCAAATGCCAGCTTGTGGATTTATCGGACTTAGCTCCCTTAAGGTGCTCAGAATCAGCAACTGTTCAGCGTTACTATCGTCAGTTTGTGTGGAAGCAG AATGGCGTGCCAGCTTCTCTACAGTTAATTTTGCTGTCACTGTTGCATCCAGAGTTAGACAGACAGCTTCAAAGGAGGGAAGGTACTGA
- the LOC127778083 gene encoding putative disease resistance protein RGA3 isoform X2 produces MGTELTVTGWFLSPIIREMQDTALSYIRGQFSWEKDQEKDLERLDTILTEILAIVDAIEKREIKDGNQRKLLRKLKDAIYSAVDVLDSFQYMALKSKVDSQAMVSRVTSSCVYLGKRVVGTDKFRRKLTDMLKKLDEVKTTADTLFKLVSFDSATAKLLPVTQARVTSPLKEENHIYGRKDDLDRLRDLLLMQSDSSAPGPSNSCVPVISIIGVGGIGKTSLAQLAFRDERIRASFGLRIWVCVSDIYDETTLARDILESVTGENYRSVTKLDELKNVLQEKISQKNFFLVLDDVWYDENRTNWENELVWDGVLSTLDTGLGGSKILVTTRTNKASELLRAGACLQLGGLNRDDYWMLFKSCAFGEKHPGLFQELKEIGMQIAERLNGLPLAAKVIGRLLNVDLDSSHWKKVLESDISGDVMKVLRLSYQHLPIHLQLCFSFCSLFPKSWRFDPRRLTDMWISQGFVQKEDESDNDMNVEDVAKGYFNDLVQRSFFERSLLDLPIEYVMHDLINDLARNVSKDEYTRIESEKQKEIPPNIRHLSISAHLWAGMKKTEMKNLRTLLVWSKSWPCWKLSLPNGVFKKSKYIRVLDLTGCCLERLPTSVKNLKHLRYLAFRVPEKPLPTALVQLYHLEVLVTRGHSCRGSECFQLPTNMKKNLLKLRKAYLFNVGGATISGFGGQTLLHGPGEFHVKKESGHRLGELKEMNNIRGRLSVRFLENVEHQQQAVDAHLDCKEHIKHLQLEWSDLPRPITSELDPYVLEALRPHPDLERLNITGYKGERSPSWFETNWMKALTSIVLQNCMGWVQLPPLGQLPLLEDLVLRNMHAVKQIGQEFYGNGDTKGFPKLEEIVFDGMPNWEKWSGIEDGSLLPCLTRLYIAKCPKLQEAPPLNARPKVEVAITSDSLPSSCLFDSLMASASYLILLVNCCSFLSSLNTDQLSHVEELNVKSCTDQMPACGFIGLSSLKVLRISNCSALLSSVCVEAELDRQLQRREGTEWDKIAHVPEKKLEVELIDLLTLFPSSSF; encoded by the exons atGGGCACTGAATTAACTGTTACAGGATGGTTCTTGTCACCTATTATACGGGAAATGCAAGATACTGCACTGTCCTACATAAGGGGGCAATTCAGTTGGGAGAAGGATCAAGAAAAGGACCTTGAGCGTCTTGATACTATCCTTACAGAGATCTTGGCCATCGTGGACGCCATCGAGAAGCGGGAGATCAAGGATGGGAATCAGAGGAAGCTGCTCCGGAAGCTCAAGGATGCCATTTACAGCGCCGTTGATGTGCTTGACAGCTTCCAGTACATGGCCCTCAAGTCTAAAGTCGACAGCCAAGCTATGGTGAGTCGTGTTACCTCATCCTGTGTTTACTTGGGTAAGCGTGTAGTAGGTACTGATAAGTTCCGGAGGAAGCTAACCGATATGTTGAAAAAATTGGATGAGGTTAAAACAACTGCGGATACCTTGTTCAAATTGGTTAGTTTTGATAGTGCTACTGCAAAGCTGCTCCCAGTCACACAGGCACGTGTAACGTCTCCTTTGAAGGAAGAGAACCACATATATGGTAGAAAAGATGATCTTGATAGGCTGAGAGATTTGTTGCTTATGCAAAGTGATAGTAGTGCACCTGGACCTAGTAACTCATGTGTTCCTGTCATATCCATCATTGGTGTTGGTGGGATTGGGAAGACAAGCCTAGCACAATTAGCTTTCAGAGATGAAAGGATACGTGCGAGCTTTGGTCTCAGGATCTGGGTTTGTGTATCCGATATTTATGATGAGACAACATTGGCAAGGGATATTTTAGAATCTGTAACAGGTGAAAATTATCGCAGTGTTACTAAATTGGATGAATTGAAGAATGTTCTTCAAGAAAAGATAAGTCAAAAGAACTTTTTTCTTGTATTGGATGATGTATGGTATGATGAGAACAGGACAAATTGGGAGAATGAATTAGTATGGGATGGAGTTTTATCAACATTGGATACTGGACTGGGAGGATCCAAAATTCTGGTGACGACTCGAACCAACAAAGCCAGTGAACTCCTACGTGCTGGAGCCTGTTTACAATTAGGGGGATTGAATAGAGATGATTACTGGATGTTATTCAAAAGCTGTGCCTTTGGTGAGAAACATCCAGGACTGTTTCAAGAACTTAAGGAAATAGGAATGCAGATTGCTGAAAGATTGAATGGTTTGCCCTTAGCAGCGAAGGTAATCGGTCGCCTATTGAATGTTGATTTAGATTCAAGTCATTGGAAGAAAGTGCTAGAGAGTGACATATCAGGTGATGTTATGAAGGTTCTCAGGTTGAGTTACCAACACTTGCCCATCCACTTGCAACTATGCTTCAGCTTCTGCAGCTTATTCCCGAAGAGCTGGCGTTTTGATCCCAGGAGGCTTACAGACATGTGGATTTCACAGGGTTTTGTTCAGAAGGAGGATGAGTCTGACAATGACATGAATGTTGAAGATGTTGCGAAGGGCTACTTTAATGATCTTGTACAAAGATCATTCTTCGAGAGATCTTTGTTAGACCTTCCAATAGAGTATGTCATGCATGACTTGATCAATGACCTTGCCAGGAATGTTTCAAAGGACGAGTATACCAGAATTGAGAGTGAGAAGCAAAAGGAGATCCCACCAAACATTCGCCATTTATCTATATCTGCACATTTGTGGGCCGGTATGAAGAAAACAGAGATGAAAAACCTGCGCACGTTACTTGTTTGGAGCAAATCATGGCCTTGCTGGAAATTGTCCCTTCCAAATGGTGTGTTCAAGAAATCCAAATACATCCGAGTGCTAGATTTGACTGGTTGTTGCCTGGAGAGGTTGCCAACATCAGTGAAAAATTTGAAGCATTTGCGCTATCTTGCTTTTAGGGTTCCTGAAAAACCATTGCCCACAGCATTGGTCCAACTTTATCACCTAGAGGTTCTAGTCACAAGAGGTCACTCTTGTCGGGGAAGTGAATGTTTCCAACTTCCAACAAACATGAAGAAGAACCTACTCAAATTGAGAAAAGCTTACCTTTTCAATGTAGGGGGTGCCACAATATCTGGTTTTGGTGGACAAACTCTTCTGCATGGCCCAGGGGAATTCCATGTCAAGAAGGAGAGTGGGCACAGACTTGGAGAGTTAAAGGAGATGAACAATATCCGAGGAAGATTAAGTGTTAGGTTTCTTGAGAACGTGGAACATCAGCAACAGGCTGTTGATGCCCACCTAGATTGTAAAGAGCACATCAAACACTTGCAGCTAGAGTGGAGTGACCTTCCAAGGCCTATTACTTCTGAGTTGGATCCTTATGTGCTTGAGGCCCTTAGACCTCACCCTGATCTTGAGCGGCTGAATATCACAGGTTACAAGGGAGAGAGGTCACCTTCTTGGTTTGAGACAAATTGGATGAAAGCACTGACTTCTATAGTCCTTCAGAACTGCATGGGTTGGGTGCAATTGCCCCCTCTTGGACAGCTTCCTCTACTGGAGGATCTGGTACTGAGAAACATGCATGCTGTTAAGCAGATAGGTCAAGAATTCTATGGGAATGGTGACACAAAGGGCTTTCCAAAGTTGGAAGAAATAGTATTTGATGGCATGCCCAACTGGGAGAAATGGTCTGGAATTGAAGATGGTTCATTGCTTCCATGTCTCACAAGACTTTACATAGCTAAGTGCCCTAAGCTTCAAGAAGCACCACCCTTAAATGCAAGACCAAAAGTTGAAGTGGCGATAACATCTGATTCCCTACCAAGTTCGTGTCTATTTGACTCCCTAATGGCATCGGCATCTTATCTGATCTTACTTGTCAACTGCTGCAGCTTCTTGAGTAGCCTGAATACTGACCAACTTAGTCATGTCGAGGAGTTGAACGTGAAGAGCTGCACAGATCAAATGCCAGCTTGTGGATTTATCGGACTTAGCTCCCTTAAGGTGCTCAGAATCAGCAACTGTTCAGCGTTACTATCGTCAGTTTGTGTGGAAGCAG AGTTAGACAGACAGCTTCAAAGGAGGGAAGGTACTGAATGGGACAAGATTGCTCATGTTCCTGAAAAGAAACTAGAG GTAGAGCTAATTGATTTGTTGACACTGTTTCCATCCAGTTCTTTCTGA
- the LOC127778083 gene encoding putative disease resistance protein RGA3 isoform X1: MGTELTVTGWFLSPIIREMQDTALSYIRGQFSWEKDQEKDLERLDTILTEILAIVDAIEKREIKDGNQRKLLRKLKDAIYSAVDVLDSFQYMALKSKVDSQAMVSRVTSSCVYLGKRVVGTDKFRRKLTDMLKKLDEVKTTADTLFKLVSFDSATAKLLPVTQARVTSPLKEENHIYGRKDDLDRLRDLLLMQSDSSAPGPSNSCVPVISIIGVGGIGKTSLAQLAFRDERIRASFGLRIWVCVSDIYDETTLARDILESVTGENYRSVTKLDELKNVLQEKISQKNFFLVLDDVWYDENRTNWENELVWDGVLSTLDTGLGGSKILVTTRTNKASELLRAGACLQLGGLNRDDYWMLFKSCAFGEKHPGLFQELKEIGMQIAERLNGLPLAAKVIGRLLNVDLDSSHWKKVLESDISGDVMKVLRLSYQHLPIHLQLCFSFCSLFPKSWRFDPRRLTDMWISQGFVQKEDESDNDMNVEDVAKGYFNDLVQRSFFERSLLDLPIEYVMHDLINDLARNVSKDEYTRIESEKQKEIPPNIRHLSISAHLWAGMKKTEMKNLRTLLVWSKSWPCWKLSLPNGVFKKSKYIRVLDLTGCCLERLPTSVKNLKHLRYLAFRVPEKPLPTALVQLYHLEVLVTRGHSCRGSECFQLPTNMKKNLLKLRKAYLFNVGGATISGFGGQTLLHGPGEFHVKKESGHRLGELKEMNNIRGRLSVRFLENVEHQQQAVDAHLDCKEHIKHLQLEWSDLPRPITSELDPYVLEALRPHPDLERLNITGYKGERSPSWFETNWMKALTSIVLQNCMGWVQLPPLGQLPLLEDLVLRNMHAVKQIGQEFYGNGDTKGFPKLEEIVFDGMPNWEKWSGIEDGSLLPCLTRLYIAKCPKLQEAPPLNARPKVEVAITSDSLPSSCLFDSLMASASYLILLVNCCSFLSSLNTDQLSHVEELNVKSCTDQMPACGFIGLSSLKVLRISNCSALLSSVCVEAGEELDTCFFPQSLSELEIVDCNIQSSLLPRYLQGLTNLSTLMINSCDSMDLLSFAYGPHHLTSLEAIIIKDCIFLSSLDGFENLIALRKLVVADCKNFCFLPADLNALISLKTLAIYGCPKMKFLPQNGVPASLQLILLSLLHPELDRQLQRREGTEWDKIAHVPEKKLEVELIDLLTLFPSSSF, encoded by the exons atGGGCACTGAATTAACTGTTACAGGATGGTTCTTGTCACCTATTATACGGGAAATGCAAGATACTGCACTGTCCTACATAAGGGGGCAATTCAGTTGGGAGAAGGATCAAGAAAAGGACCTTGAGCGTCTTGATACTATCCTTACAGAGATCTTGGCCATCGTGGACGCCATCGAGAAGCGGGAGATCAAGGATGGGAATCAGAGGAAGCTGCTCCGGAAGCTCAAGGATGCCATTTACAGCGCCGTTGATGTGCTTGACAGCTTCCAGTACATGGCCCTCAAGTCTAAAGTCGACAGCCAAGCTATGGTGAGTCGTGTTACCTCATCCTGTGTTTACTTGGGTAAGCGTGTAGTAGGTACTGATAAGTTCCGGAGGAAGCTAACCGATATGTTGAAAAAATTGGATGAGGTTAAAACAACTGCGGATACCTTGTTCAAATTGGTTAGTTTTGATAGTGCTACTGCAAAGCTGCTCCCAGTCACACAGGCACGTGTAACGTCTCCTTTGAAGGAAGAGAACCACATATATGGTAGAAAAGATGATCTTGATAGGCTGAGAGATTTGTTGCTTATGCAAAGTGATAGTAGTGCACCTGGACCTAGTAACTCATGTGTTCCTGTCATATCCATCATTGGTGTTGGTGGGATTGGGAAGACAAGCCTAGCACAATTAGCTTTCAGAGATGAAAGGATACGTGCGAGCTTTGGTCTCAGGATCTGGGTTTGTGTATCCGATATTTATGATGAGACAACATTGGCAAGGGATATTTTAGAATCTGTAACAGGTGAAAATTATCGCAGTGTTACTAAATTGGATGAATTGAAGAATGTTCTTCAAGAAAAGATAAGTCAAAAGAACTTTTTTCTTGTATTGGATGATGTATGGTATGATGAGAACAGGACAAATTGGGAGAATGAATTAGTATGGGATGGAGTTTTATCAACATTGGATACTGGACTGGGAGGATCCAAAATTCTGGTGACGACTCGAACCAACAAAGCCAGTGAACTCCTACGTGCTGGAGCCTGTTTACAATTAGGGGGATTGAATAGAGATGATTACTGGATGTTATTCAAAAGCTGTGCCTTTGGTGAGAAACATCCAGGACTGTTTCAAGAACTTAAGGAAATAGGAATGCAGATTGCTGAAAGATTGAATGGTTTGCCCTTAGCAGCGAAGGTAATCGGTCGCCTATTGAATGTTGATTTAGATTCAAGTCATTGGAAGAAAGTGCTAGAGAGTGACATATCAGGTGATGTTATGAAGGTTCTCAGGTTGAGTTACCAACACTTGCCCATCCACTTGCAACTATGCTTCAGCTTCTGCAGCTTATTCCCGAAGAGCTGGCGTTTTGATCCCAGGAGGCTTACAGACATGTGGATTTCACAGGGTTTTGTTCAGAAGGAGGATGAGTCTGACAATGACATGAATGTTGAAGATGTTGCGAAGGGCTACTTTAATGATCTTGTACAAAGATCATTCTTCGAGAGATCTTTGTTAGACCTTCCAATAGAGTATGTCATGCATGACTTGATCAATGACCTTGCCAGGAATGTTTCAAAGGACGAGTATACCAGAATTGAGAGTGAGAAGCAAAAGGAGATCCCACCAAACATTCGCCATTTATCTATATCTGCACATTTGTGGGCCGGTATGAAGAAAACAGAGATGAAAAACCTGCGCACGTTACTTGTTTGGAGCAAATCATGGCCTTGCTGGAAATTGTCCCTTCCAAATGGTGTGTTCAAGAAATCCAAATACATCCGAGTGCTAGATTTGACTGGTTGTTGCCTGGAGAGGTTGCCAACATCAGTGAAAAATTTGAAGCATTTGCGCTATCTTGCTTTTAGGGTTCCTGAAAAACCATTGCCCACAGCATTGGTCCAACTTTATCACCTAGAGGTTCTAGTCACAAGAGGTCACTCTTGTCGGGGAAGTGAATGTTTCCAACTTCCAACAAACATGAAGAAGAACCTACTCAAATTGAGAAAAGCTTACCTTTTCAATGTAGGGGGTGCCACAATATCTGGTTTTGGTGGACAAACTCTTCTGCATGGCCCAGGGGAATTCCATGTCAAGAAGGAGAGTGGGCACAGACTTGGAGAGTTAAAGGAGATGAACAATATCCGAGGAAGATTAAGTGTTAGGTTTCTTGAGAACGTGGAACATCAGCAACAGGCTGTTGATGCCCACCTAGATTGTAAAGAGCACATCAAACACTTGCAGCTAGAGTGGAGTGACCTTCCAAGGCCTATTACTTCTGAGTTGGATCCTTATGTGCTTGAGGCCCTTAGACCTCACCCTGATCTTGAGCGGCTGAATATCACAGGTTACAAGGGAGAGAGGTCACCTTCTTGGTTTGAGACAAATTGGATGAAAGCACTGACTTCTATAGTCCTTCAGAACTGCATGGGTTGGGTGCAATTGCCCCCTCTTGGACAGCTTCCTCTACTGGAGGATCTGGTACTGAGAAACATGCATGCTGTTAAGCAGATAGGTCAAGAATTCTATGGGAATGGTGACACAAAGGGCTTTCCAAAGTTGGAAGAAATAGTATTTGATGGCATGCCCAACTGGGAGAAATGGTCTGGAATTGAAGATGGTTCATTGCTTCCATGTCTCACAAGACTTTACATAGCTAAGTGCCCTAAGCTTCAAGAAGCACCACCCTTAAATGCAAGACCAAAAGTTGAAGTGGCGATAACATCTGATTCCCTACCAAGTTCGTGTCTATTTGACTCCCTAATGGCATCGGCATCTTATCTGATCTTACTTGTCAACTGCTGCAGCTTCTTGAGTAGCCTGAATACTGACCAACTTAGTCATGTCGAGGAGTTGAACGTGAAGAGCTGCACAGATCAAATGCCAGCTTGTGGATTTATCGGACTTAGCTCCCTTAAGGTGCTCAGAATCAGCAACTGTTCAGCGTTACTATCGTCAGTTTGTGTGGAAGCAGGTGAAGAACTTGACACATGTTTTTTCCCTCAGTCACTAAGTGAACTTGAAATAGTTGATTGCAATATTCAGTCCAGTTTGCTACCAAGATACTTGCAAGGCCTAACTAACCTCTCCACCCTGATGATTAATAGCTGTGATTCTATGGATTTGCTATCTTTTGCCTATGGACCCCATCACCTTACTtctctagaagccataatcattaAAGACTGTATTTTCCTATCCTCATTGGATGGATTTGAAAATCTGATTGCTCTGAGAAAGTTAGTGGTAGCAGATTGTAAAAATTTCTGTTTCTTGCCAGCTGATCTGAATGCATTAATATCTCTCAAAACATTAGCCATATATGGGTGCCCTAAGATGAAATTTCTCCCCCAGAATGGCGTGCCAGCTTCTCTACAGTTAATTTTGCTGTCACTGTTGCATCCAGAGTTAGACAGACAGCTTCAAAGGAGGGAAGGTACTGAATGGGACAAGATTGCTCATGTTCCTGAAAAGAAACTAGAG GTAGAGCTAATTGATTTGTTGACACTGTTTCCATCCAGTTCTTTCTGA